A single window of Desulfovibrio sp. G11 DNA harbors:
- the murC gene encoding UDP-N-acetylmuramate--L-alanine ligase, with protein sequence MNSKIRHIHMVGIGGAGMSGIAEVLLNLKYEISGSDMSDSAVVRHLRSLGARIAVGHAAENVGDVQVLVKSTAISDDNPELVEARKRNIAIIPRAEMLAELMRLRQGIAIAGTHGKTTTTSLTASIFDEAGLDPTVIIGGRLNVYGAHAHLGHGEYLIAEADESDGSFLCLLPIINVVTNVDEDHLDHYKTREAINSAFVQFMNNVPFYGLNIVCGDDPGVLELLPQVKRPVLTYGFAEDNALRAVPLESGRISRFQVWLHDEKLGEVSLPQPGRHNILNALASIGAAMEVGISFEKCAAGLCGFKGVGRRFEFKGEKQGVTVVDDYGHHPAEIAATLATARQVFEGRRIVAAFQPHRFSRTEAHFGEFCKVFNNVDQLLLTEIYAASENPIPGVSGQSLAQGIRQVSSTPVEYFQTLDDLARALPDILQEGDVLLTLGAGNITRLGPTWLEGLDHA encoded by the coding sequence ATGAACAGCAAGATCCGGCACATCCACATGGTGGGCATTGGCGGCGCGGGTATGAGCGGCATTGCCGAGGTACTGCTCAATCTCAAATACGAAATTTCCGGTTCGGATATGAGCGATTCTGCCGTTGTCCGGCATCTGCGCAGCCTGGGTGCGCGTATTGCGGTCGGGCATGCGGCAGAAAATGTAGGAGACGTGCAGGTGCTGGTCAAGTCCACAGCCATCAGCGATGATAATCCCGAGCTTGTGGAGGCTCGCAAGCGCAATATCGCCATTATCCCCCGCGCTGAAATGCTGGCCGAGCTTATGCGTCTGCGCCAGGGCATTGCCATTGCGGGTACGCACGGCAAAACCACGACCACATCGCTTACTGCCTCGATTTTTGATGAAGCCGGTCTTGATCCCACTGTCATCATCGGCGGGCGTCTCAATGTTTACGGGGCCCATGCCCATCTTGGGCATGGGGAATACCTGATTGCCGAGGCCGACGAATCTGACGGATCGTTTCTTTGCCTGTTGCCCATCATCAACGTGGTGACAAACGTGGACGAGGACCATCTGGACCATTACAAAACGCGGGAAGCCATAAACAGTGCCTTTGTGCAGTTCATGAACAATGTGCCGTTCTACGGCCTGAACATTGTTTGTGGAGATGATCCCGGCGTGCTGGAACTTTTGCCGCAGGTAAAACGTCCGGTGCTTACCTATGGCTTTGCCGAGGATAACGCCCTGCGCGCTGTGCCACTGGAAAGCGGTCGGATCAGCCGCTTTCAGGTTTGGCTGCATGATGAAAAACTGGGCGAAGTCAGTCTGCCGCAGCCGGGTCGCCACAATATCCTCAATGCACTTGCCTCTATCGGTGCAGCCATGGAGGTGGGTATCAGCTTTGAAAAGTGTGCCGCGGGCCTGTGTGGATTCAAGGGTGTGGGGCGTCGCTTTGAATTCAAGGGCGAAAAACAGGGAGTTACTGTGGTGGACGATTACGGCCATCATCCTGCTGAAATCGCCGCGACCCTTGCCACTGCCCGCCAGGTTTTCGAAGGGCGGCGTATCGTGGCGGCGTTTCAGCCGCACCGCTTCAGCCGCACCGAAGCCCATTTTGGAGAGTTTTGCAAAGTTTTCAACAATGTTGACCAGTTGCTGCTGACGGAAATTTATGCAGCCTCTGAAAATCCCATCCCCGGTGTTTCGGGGCAAAGTCTTGCGCAGGGGATTCGCCAGGTATCCTCAACGCCTGTGGAATATTTTCAGACGCTGGATGACCTTGCCCGGGCATTGCCGGATATTCTGCAGGAAGGGGATGTGTTGCTGACCCTGGGGGCGGGCAACATCACCCGTTTGGGGCCGACATGGCTGGAAGGGCTTGATCATGCGTGA
- the murG gene encoding undecaprenyldiphospho-muramoylpentapeptide beta-N-acetylglucosaminyltransferase: MDINILLTTGGTGGHIFPALAVAEEIRRRYPQARLLFVGSLYGPEARLARVANIPFEGLPVRGFLGRGLKSVEAGIRMAWGVGRAVGIVRRFRPDVVAGFGSYAAFAPMLAGRMLGVPIMLHEQNAIAGASNRVLARLAQRICLSLPDTRGFDPARCVLTGNPVRAGVSEAGRLPRARGARRLLVMGGSQGAHALNMFIVEHLSAFKAAGVDIRHQTGVADEQNVRDAYVAAGYEASTVTAFIDDMAAAYAWADVALCRSGATTVAELCAAGLPSVLVPFPYAVHDHQTRNAEILAQGGAAILVPEPRMIEENLAQTLIDLLNDGSERTRMSAAALAAARPDAASRVVSVLEEIARLR, from the coding sequence ATGGACATCAACATCCTCCTGACCACGGGCGGCACAGGCGGGCACATTTTTCCTGCTCTGGCCGTTGCCGAGGAGATTCGGCGGAGATACCCTCAGGCCAGGCTGCTTTTTGTAGGTTCACTCTACGGGCCTGAAGCACGTTTGGCCCGCGTGGCAAATATTCCCTTTGAGGGCTTGCCTGTGCGCGGTTTTTTGGGGCGTGGCCTGAAATCTGTGGAGGCTGGTATACGTATGGCCTGGGGCGTAGGCAGAGCCGTGGGCATTGTCCGGCGTTTCAGGCCTGACGTGGTGGCTGGTTTCGGCAGTTATGCCGCCTTTGCGCCCATGCTGGCTGGACGTATGCTGGGCGTGCCGATCATGCTGCATGAACAGAACGCCATAGCGGGGGCCAGCAACCGTGTGTTGGCGCGTCTGGCGCAGCGTATCTGCCTTTCTTTGCCGGACACCAGGGGCTTTGATCCCGCCAGGTGCGTTCTGACAGGCAACCCCGTGCGCGCCGGAGTGAGCGAGGCCGGGCGGTTGCCGCGTGCACGCGGGGCCAGACGGCTTCTGGTGATGGGGGGGTCGCAGGGAGCGCATGCCCTGAACATGTTTATCGTGGAGCACCTTTCTGCCTTCAAGGCTGCCGGTGTGGATATCCGCCATCAGACAGGCGTTGCGGATGAACAGAACGTGCGCGACGCCTATGTTGCCGCAGGGTATGAAGCTTCTACGGTTACGGCGTTTATTGATGATATGGCTGCGGCCTATGCCTGGGCTGACGTGGCCCTGTGCCGTTCTGGAGCTACTACTGTGGCCGAATTGTGCGCTGCCGGGCTGCCTTCGGTTCTGGTTCCTTTTCCTTATGCGGTTCATGACCACCAAACCCGCAATGCCGAAATTCTGGCCCAAGGTGGAGCGGCCATTCTTGTGCCCGAACCGCGCATGATTGAAGAAAACCTGGCTCAGACGCTTATCGATCTGCTCAATGACGGCAGCGAGCGCACACGTATGTCGGCCGCAGCTCTTGCCGCAGCCCGGCCTGATGCCGCCAGCCGCGTGGTTTCTGTTTTGGAAGAGATAGCCCGTCTGCGCTGA
- a CDS encoding tyrosine-type recombinase/integrase: protein MAMTEKQIKAIQPEGKIRRYTDGRGLYLEVSPKGGKWWRFKYQFDSKEKRISLGVYPSVSLKEAREAAQAARELLRNGVDPSAAKRSPAPQAVLSFQSVAEEWFQKQLGLWTDAHTAKTKSRLTEKIYPSFGSMPIADVSPGVVLSFCRQIEFSISPYTAHALHGLVSRIFRFAVACDYVQSDPCRDLRGALAPFKEARMPAITDPVKVGELAVKIDTYDGMITTRCAMQLLLLCMCRTQEIRGMRWAEVDFEGGVWRIPSERMKMQREHLVPLSRQALEVLAQLRPVTGKFELVFPSYCRGRKDTPMGKNTINNALRTMGYKEGEIVGHGFRSAASTILNELGWNPDAIEAQLAHAPADRVRAAYNRAAYLDERRRMLQAWADHLDALKAKVARI from the coding sequence ATGGCGATGACAGAGAAACAAATCAAGGCGATCCAGCCAGAAGGCAAGATTCGGCGCTATACCGATGGACGTGGGCTATATTTGGAAGTGTCTCCAAAAGGTGGCAAATGGTGGCGTTTTAAATATCAGTTCGATAGCAAGGAAAAGCGCATAAGCCTTGGAGTTTATCCATCCGTTTCACTGAAAGAGGCCCGTGAAGCTGCTCAGGCGGCCAGGGAGCTTTTGCGTAATGGGGTTGATCCATCAGCTGCTAAGCGGTCTCCTGCACCTCAGGCTGTATTATCATTTCAGAGCGTGGCAGAAGAATGGTTTCAGAAACAACTTGGTTTGTGGACAGACGCGCATACAGCCAAGACAAAGTCCCGCCTTACTGAAAAAATTTATCCATCTTTTGGCAGTATGCCCATTGCTGACGTCAGCCCAGGAGTTGTACTTTCCTTTTGTCGGCAGATTGAATTTTCCATCTCACCATATACAGCGCACGCCCTACATGGACTGGTCAGCCGTATTTTTCGGTTTGCGGTGGCTTGTGACTATGTACAGTCTGACCCTTGCCGTGATCTGCGTGGTGCCTTGGCCCCTTTCAAGGAAGCCAGAATGCCCGCGATCACAGACCCGGTAAAAGTAGGGGAGTTGGCTGTAAAAATTGATACATATGACGGGATGATCACAACTCGATGCGCGATGCAGTTGCTTTTGCTGTGCATGTGCCGGACGCAAGAAATAAGGGGTATGAGGTGGGCAGAAGTGGATTTTGAGGGCGGTGTGTGGCGGATCCCATCTGAGCGAATGAAGATGCAGCGTGAACATCTTGTCCCGCTGTCACGCCAAGCCTTGGAAGTGCTGGCACAGTTACGGCCCGTGACGGGGAAGTTTGAACTGGTCTTTCCCTCATATTGCCGTGGGCGCAAGGATACCCCCATGGGAAAGAATACGATTAATAATGCTCTGCGCACTATGGGCTATAAAGAAGGGGAAATCGTGGGGCATGGGTTCCGCTCAGCGGCGTCTACAATTCTGAACGAGCTTGGCTGGAATCCTGATGCTATCGAGGCACAGCTTGCGCATGCACCTGCAGACAGGGTGAGGGCGGCATACAACCGCGCCGCCTATCTGGACGAGAGGCGGCGCATGTTGCAAGCGTGGGCTGATCATCTGGACGCCCTCAAAGCGAAAGTTGCCCGGATTTGA
- a CDS encoding Lar family restriction alleviation protein — translation MPELKPCPFCGAQPTLRENIYYGSGEYLASINCPCINGDVAESYFLRSGETQKQATNKSIAAWNTRTEPLPRALTWTTDPPKVPGWYWWRDVSHKGEATIQYMSQSQVERLKTYPGEEWAGPILTPLELEES, via the coding sequence ATGCCCGAACTGAAGCCGTGCCCATTCTGCGGTGCACAGCCCACACTCAGGGAAAATATTTATTATGGTAGCGGCGAATATCTTGCATCCATTAATTGCCCCTGCATTAATGGCGATGTTGCCGAATCGTATTTCCTCCGGTCAGGAGAAACACAAAAACAGGCAACCAATAAAAGCATCGCAGCATGGAATACGCGTACCGAACCCCTGCCCCGCGCCCTGACGTGGACCACGGATCCGCCGAAGGTGCCGGGATGGTACTGGTGGCGGGACGTGTCTCACAAAGGCGAAGCGACAATTCAATACATGTCTCAATCCCAAGTTGAGCGCCTCAAGACCTATCCAGGCGAGGAATGGGCTGGCCCCATCCTCACACCGCTCGAATTGGAGGAATCATGA
- a CDS encoding helix-turn-helix transcriptional regulator, translated as MYQERQERLIRAPEFMELLGIKKSKFYAAKKEGKIPSPVSLTKRSKAWPASTVERVIEDIKSGQLSL; from the coding sequence ATGTATCAAGAAAGACAGGAGCGCCTGATCCGGGCGCCTGAATTCATGGAGCTTCTGGGTATAAAAAAATCAAAATTCTATGCAGCAAAAAAGGAAGGCAAAATCCCATCGCCAGTTTCTCTCACAAAAAGATCCAAGGCATGGCCTGCCTCCACAGTTGAGCGCGTGATTGAAGATATCAAATCCGGGCAACTTTCGCTTTGA
- the murB gene encoding UDP-N-acetylmuramate dehydrogenase has translation MREIASPQLAQRTTLHLGGTAIAELILEGPEDIVPLSRRLRALGGTPVVLGAGSNILAQDGDLPLVLIRPLFMQGPEVIGEKEGRVLVRAGAGMPLPRLLRFCAEQGLAGLEGLVGIPGTVGGAVAMNAGSFGVEVCEKIENLQIVDADGVRAVASCALQYAYRSLCIDEKKNDFIVLEATFGLTRAARDGITNRMRHNFFEKKSKQPVTAWSAGCVFKNPSAELPAGKLLDQAGFKGKKMGGMAFSTLHANFMINEGRGSAKAALALLQEARETVRERFGVVLEPEVRIIPCLFP, from the coding sequence ATGCGTGAAATCGCTTCGCCGCAACTCGCCCAGCGTACAACGCTGCACCTTGGCGGGACAGCAATTGCAGAGCTGATTCTTGAAGGCCCCGAGGATATAGTTCCATTATCGCGCCGTTTGCGCGCTTTGGGAGGAACCCCGGTCGTTTTGGGGGCCGGAAGCAATATTCTGGCCCAGGATGGCGACCTGCCCCTGGTTCTGATACGGCCGCTCTTTATGCAGGGACCAGAGGTGATTGGTGAAAAAGAGGGCAGGGTGCTTGTGCGCGCCGGAGCGGGAATGCCCCTGCCGAGGCTCTTGCGTTTTTGCGCGGAGCAGGGCTTGGCAGGGCTTGAAGGGCTTGTGGGCATACCGGGTACCGTTGGTGGGGCCGTAGCTATGAATGCGGGCTCATTTGGTGTTGAAGTATGCGAAAAAATTGAAAATTTACAAATAGTTGATGCCGATGGAGTACGCGCTGTTGCATCCTGCGCGCTACAGTATGCCTACCGCAGCCTGTGTATTGATGAGAAAAAGAATGATTTTATCGTCTTGGAAGCCACATTTGGCTTGACCAGAGCAGCGAGGGATGGCATCACTAATCGCATGCGTCACAACTTTTTTGAGAAAAAGTCTAAACAACCTGTGACGGCCTGGAGCGCTGGCTGCGTATTCAAAAATCCCTCTGCGGAACTGCCTGCCGGCAAACTTCTTGATCAGGCGGGATTCAAAGGAAAAAAAATGGGCGGCATGGCCTTTTCAACCCTGCACGCCAACTTCATGATTAATGAGGGCAGAGGCAGCGCAAAAGCGGCCCTGGCCTTGTTGCAAGAGGCAAGAGAAACTGTGCGGGAACGGTTCGGTGTCGTGCTTGAGCCCGAAGTCAGGATTATTCCATGCCTCTTTCCTTGA
- a CDS encoding cell division protein FtsQ/DivIB — MPLSLKKSARRSRNAYTRATVTGKGKKNAKFRMPAFMAVILSKLRGLGGLKSLVAVTVLLIGLGAVLSGVCFASLWLYNKAITSDFFITRHVDVAGNVRLSRDMVLQYGDLKEGDNSLAVSIAKVERNLRQTPWVEEVSVKRLLPDRFVIKLKERMPSFWVHKEGTLYYANERGMIIAPVESKNFLSLPTLRVEPGAEDAIPFLARLMKDIQNGILPVEAGAIASITLSPGRGLEVYLEDREMRLSIATDDWEGNLARLGVTLGDLARRHELRNVREVRAVNGNVWVLLNQAVHN; from the coding sequence ATGCCTCTTTCCTTGAAAAAAAGCGCCCGCAGGTCCCGCAACGCGTATACGCGCGCCACTGTGACGGGCAAAGGCAAAAAAAACGCAAAGTTTCGTATGCCAGCCTTTATGGCTGTGATTTTAAGCAAGCTGCGCGGGTTGGGCGGACTGAAAAGCCTGGTTGCCGTTACTGTGCTGCTGATTGGCCTGGGGGCCGTGCTTTCCGGTGTGTGCTTTGCATCGTTGTGGCTGTACAACAAGGCCATAACCAGCGATTTTTTTATCACCCGTCATGTGGATGTGGCCGGAAACGTTCGTCTTTCACGCGATATGGTGCTGCAATACGGCGATCTTAAAGAGGGCGACAACAGCTTGGCCGTCAGCATCGCCAAAGTAGAGCGCAATCTGCGTCAGACCCCCTGGGTAGAGGAAGTTTCGGTAAAACGCCTTTTGCCCGACAGATTTGTGATAAAGCTGAAGGAGCGGATGCCCTCCTTCTGGGTGCACAAGGAAGGTACCCTGTATTATGCCAATGAGCGCGGTATGATTATCGCGCCAGTGGAAAGCAAGAACTTCCTGTCGCTCCCCACCTTGCGGGTGGAACCTGGGGCCGAAGACGCCATCCCCTTTCTCGCCCGCCTGATGAAAGACATCCAGAACGGTATACTGCCAGTGGAGGCAGGAGCTATTGCCTCCATTACCCTGAGTCCAGGCAGAGGCCTTGAAGTGTACCTGGAAGACAGGGAGATGCGCCTTTCCATCGCGACTGATGATTGGGAAGGCAACCTGGCCCGGCTGGGAGTGACTTTGGGCGATCTGGCCCGGAGACATGAACTGCGCAATGTGCGTGAAGTTCGGGCAGTTAACGGCAATGTATGGGTTTTGCTTAATCAGGCCGTGCATAACTGA
- the ftsA gene encoding cell division protein FtsA — protein sequence MNKSELIVGLDIGTTKICAVVGELTESGLVDVVGIGTSVSTGLRKGVVVNIEQTVQSIRKAVEDAELMAGCEIHSVYVGIAGSHIMGINSHGVIAVKGGEVAQRDIERALDAARAVAIPADREVIHILPQEYIVDNQRGIADPLGMAGVRLEVKVHIVTGAVSSAQNIVRSCHRSQLEVSDIALESLASAKAVLTEEEREIGVALVDLGGGTTDIAVFANDAIKHTAVLALGGQNLSNDIAFGLRTPIASAEKIKLKYGCALADLVRHDEFIEVPSVGGREPRRLSRQVLAEICEPRMEEILYLVDQTLVRSGYKDMIGAGVVLTGGTALMEGCQELGEQIFNLPTRIGYPRNVGGLKDVVNSPKFSTAVGLLRYGAEKEVSGQKKFTTRSESGVFDGVLARMKKWFADIS from the coding sequence ATGAATAAGTCCGAGCTCATCGTCGGTCTCGACATCGGCACCACAAAAATCTGTGCGGTGGTGGGTGAACTTACTGAGTCGGGCCTTGTTGATGTGGTGGGCATCGGCACCAGCGTTTCCACCGGCCTTCGCAAAGGCGTGGTGGTTAATATTGAACAGACCGTGCAGTCCATACGCAAGGCTGTGGAAGATGCCGAACTCATGGCGGGCTGCGAAATCCACTCCGTCTACGTGGGTATTGCGGGCAGCCACATCATGGGCATCAACAGTCACGGCGTTATTGCCGTCAAGGGCGGCGAAGTCGCGCAAAGAGACATTGAGCGCGCACTGGATGCCGCCAGAGCCGTGGCTATTCCCGCTGACCGCGAGGTTATCCACATCCTGCCGCAGGAATATATCGTTGATAACCAGCGCGGCATTGCCGACCCTCTGGGCATGGCCGGTGTACGCCTTGAAGTAAAGGTTCATATTGTTACCGGAGCGGTGTCTTCGGCGCAGAATATCGTACGTTCCTGCCACCGCAGCCAGCTTGAAGTGTCTGATATAGCTCTTGAGTCCCTGGCTTCGGCCAAGGCCGTACTTACTGAGGAAGAGCGCGAAATCGGCGTGGCGTTGGTAGATCTTGGCGGCGGCACCACTGATATCGCTGTTTTTGCCAATGATGCCATCAAGCATACAGCCGTTCTGGCCCTGGGTGGACAAAACCTTTCCAACGACATCGCTTTTGGCCTGCGCACCCCCATTGCCTCGGCTGAAAAGATCAAGCTCAAGTATGGCTGCGCACTGGCCGACCTTGTCAGGCATGATGAATTTATCGAAGTTCCCAGTGTGGGCGGGCGTGAGCCACGCCGTCTGTCGCGTCAGGTACTTGCTGAAATTTGCGAGCCGCGCATGGAGGAAATCCTCTATCTTGTGGACCAGACACTGGTGCGCTCGGGCTACAAGGACATGATCGGCGCAGGGGTTGTGCTCACTGGCGGCACGGCCCTTATGGAAGGCTGCCAGGAACTGGGCGAACAGATTTTCAACCTTCCCACGCGAATCGGGTATCCACGCAATGTGGGCGGCCTCAAGGATGTGGTGAATAGTCCCAAATTTTCCACAGCAGTGGGTTTATTGCGCTACGGTGCAGAGAAAGAAGTTTCCGGCCAAAAAAAGTTCACCACCAGAAGTGAGAGCGGCGTCTTTGATGGCGTGCTGGCTCGCATGAAGAAGTGGTTTGCTGATATTTCTTAA
- the ftsZ gene encoding cell division protein FtsZ, translating to MSQSIVDDIDTSLSSNAKIKVIGVGGGGGNAVQNMIASGLRGVQFVCANTDVQALAKNGASVKVQMGEKLTKGLGAGANPAVGREAAVESVNAIREAIGDADMVFVTAGMGGGTGTGAAPVVAQAAKEMGALTVGVVTKPFSFEGAKRKRAAEAGLEDFKQHVDCLITIPNDRLLAFAPKKAPFAEMLQKANDVLYYAVKGISDVIVGDGLINLDFADVRTTMSEAGLALMGTGIASGENRAREAAQRAIMSPLLEDVSLESAKAVLYNITAPEDITAEEIAEIGDIISDATPEDSNIIFGVVFDDNIGDEIRLTVIATGIEAPQVIQSQQPQAATVTNFRKPGPDAVMAEPRRMGRLAQQPAEEHDMGEGRLPRTSRRSEVERWYDENSNRPPYLLKREVVNQGARRRAHNPGQEDFTYDEDDFEIPTFIRTQAD from the coding sequence ATGTCTCAGTCGATCGTGGACGATATTGACACGTCTTTGTCCAGCAACGCTAAAATCAAGGTTATAGGCGTTGGCGGCGGCGGCGGTAATGCGGTGCAGAACATGATAGCCTCCGGTCTGCGCGGTGTGCAGTTTGTCTGCGCCAACACAGACGTGCAGGCCCTGGCCAAGAATGGCGCTTCTGTAAAAGTGCAGATGGGTGAAAAGCTCACCAAGGGCCTTGGCGCGGGCGCAAACCCTGCTGTCGGTCGTGAAGCCGCGGTGGAAAGCGTCAATGCCATTCGTGAAGCCATCGGCGATGCAGACATGGTTTTTGTTACTGCCGGCATGGGCGGCGGTACCGGTACAGGCGCTGCGCCGGTAGTGGCCCAGGCTGCCAAGGAAATGGGCGCGCTCACAGTGGGCGTGGTCACCAAGCCGTTCAGCTTTGAAGGCGCCAAGCGCAAGCGTGCCGCTGAAGCCGGACTTGAAGACTTTAAGCAGCACGTGGACTGCCTTATCACCATTCCCAATGACCGCCTGCTGGCTTTTGCCCCCAAAAAAGCTCCTTTTGCTGAAATGCTGCAGAAAGCCAACGACGTGCTTTACTATGCCGTCAAAGGCATTTCGGATGTGATCGTGGGCGACGGTCTTATCAACCTGGACTTCGCGGACGTGCGCACAACCATGTCTGAGGCGGGGCTGGCTCTTATGGGAACGGGCATCGCCTCTGGCGAAAATCGCGCCCGGGAGGCTGCTCAGCGTGCCATCATGAGTCCCCTGCTCGAAGATGTGTCACTGGAAAGCGCCAAAGCTGTGCTTTACAATATCACCGCTCCTGAAGACATTACGGCTGAAGAAATCGCAGAGATCGGCGACATCATCAGCGATGCCACACCCGAAGACTCCAACATCATTTTTGGTGTTGTGTTTGATGACAATATCGGCGATGAGATCCGGCTTACCGTCATTGCTACCGGTATTGAGGCTCCTCAGGTCATTCAGAGCCAACAACCGCAGGCTGCCACTGTGACCAACTTCCGCAAGCCTGGTCCTGACGCCGTCATGGCCGAACCGCGCCGCATGGGCCGTCTGGCTCAGCAGCCCGCTGAAGAGCACGATATGGGTGAAGGGCGCCTGCCGCGCACGTCGCGCCGTTCTGAAGTAGAACGCTGGTATGACGAAAACAGCAACCGCCCGCCTTATCTGCTCAAGCGTGAAGTCGTCAACCAGGGCGCTCGCCGTCGTGCACATAACCCCGGCCAGGAAGACTTTACGTACGATGAGGATGATTTCGAAATTCCTACCTTTATCCGTACGCAGGCCGACTAG
- the ftsW gene encoding putative lipid II flippase FtsW — translation MGRATEKGPFAPFDWWLFAIMLIILAIGLVMVLSASGIVAEQVNGDKYYFFKRQVLFALLGGIALWGAALMPRQWLYRLQYPALFLALLLLLVTLSPLAPAINGAKRWIPLGPVNIQPMEFVKIALALYLAYFMSSKQDLIKTFSRGVIPPFAVTGLFCFLLLLQPDFGSAVVLASILFFMCVAGGTRFVYLFFSLALACAGAMALAISSPYRLRRLLAFLDPFQDAHNTGYQLVQSLLAIGSGSFFGVGVGASKQKMFYLPEAHNDFIMAVLAEEMGFVGMSVVMVLFGLLFWRCYRIIQGQRNLRDRFTAFGLTIILAMGAVMNLAVVMGVAPPKGVPMPLMSYGGSNLLATMLCVGLLMNFSRTADTWTSTSS, via the coding sequence ATGGGCCGGGCTACGGAAAAAGGCCCTTTTGCGCCTTTTGACTGGTGGCTGTTTGCTATCATGCTCATTATCTTGGCCATCGGCCTGGTCATGGTGCTCTCGGCCAGCGGTATCGTGGCAGAGCAGGTCAATGGCGATAAATACTATTTCTTCAAGCGCCAGGTGCTGTTTGCCCTGTTGGGGGGCATAGCCCTGTGGGGGGCGGCCCTCATGCCACGCCAGTGGCTGTACCGTTTGCAGTACCCGGCTCTTTTTCTGGCTCTTCTGCTTTTGCTGGTGACCCTTTCACCTCTGGCTCCCGCCATTAACGGGGCCAAGAGATGGATCCCCCTGGGGCCGGTGAATATCCAGCCAATGGAATTCGTCAAGATCGCCCTTGCCCTGTACCTGGCGTACTTCATGAGTTCCAAGCAGGACCTCATCAAGACCTTCAGCAGGGGCGTCATACCACCGTTCGCGGTAACGGGCCTGTTCTGTTTTTTGCTGTTGCTTCAGCCGGACTTCGGCAGTGCCGTCGTGCTTGCCAGTATCCTGTTTTTTATGTGCGTGGCTGGCGGAACCCGCTTTGTCTATCTTTTTTTCTCCCTGGCGCTGGCCTGCGCGGGTGCCATGGCGCTGGCCATTTCTTCTCCGTACCGTCTGCGCCGTCTGCTGGCCTTTCTTGATCCTTTTCAGGACGCTCACAATACCGGGTATCAGCTTGTGCAGTCCCTGCTGGCTATCGGCTCGGGCAGTTTTTTTGGTGTGGGCGTCGGAGCCAGCAAACAGAAAATGTTCTATCTTCCTGAGGCACACAACGACTTTATCATGGCGGTTCTGGCCGAAGAAATGGGTTTTGTGGGCATGAGTGTGGTCATGGTGCTTTTTGGCCTGCTGTTCTGGCGCTGCTACAGGATTATTCAGGGGCAGCGTAACCTGCGTGACCGCTTTACTGCTTTCGGTCTTACCATCATACTTGCCATGGGCGCGGTCATGAATCTTGCCGTGGTTATGGGGGTCGCGCCACCCAAGGGTGTACCCATGCCCCTTATGAGCTATGGGGGCAGTAACCTGCTTGCGACCATGCTTTGCGTGGGGCTGCTTATGAACTTTTCACGAACGGCGGACACATGGACATCAACATCCTCCTGA